One Actinospica robiniae DSM 44927 genomic region harbors:
- the egtB gene encoding ergothioneine biosynthesis protein EgtB: MAVPIRIPDAPAPPRTDEAMRAAVRESLEQARRRTLALTDCLGADELGAQHSPLMSPLVWDLAHVGNQEEIWLVRTAGGEAALRPDLDSLYDAFQQPRAERPELPLLTPPQARRYIAAVRERALDVLLKAPLGPDQDPLLANGFVFGMIAQHEQQHDETMLATHQLRRGPAVLHAPRPEPAPADAADLPSEAWIPGGPFTMGTDDEPWALDNERPAHRVEVPGFWLDTVPLSNRAFQEFMADGGYQDPRWWSPEGWAHRVEAGLHAPLFWQRGAGPEATEGDWLRRRFGVLEPVPPDEPVLHVCWYEADAYARWAGRRLPTEAEWEKAARHDPATGRSRRYPWGDQDPTPLLADLGQRHLQPAPAGAYPDGASPYGVRQLIGGVWEWTASDFAPYPGFAAFPYKEYSEVFFGPNYKVLRGGAFSVAEVACRSTFRNWDYPIRRQIFAGFRTARDPRPGEGR, encoded by the coding sequence GTGCGCGAGTCGCTCGAGCAGGCCCGGCGGCGCACGCTCGCGCTGACCGACTGCCTCGGTGCGGACGAGCTCGGCGCGCAGCACTCGCCGTTGATGTCGCCGCTGGTCTGGGATCTCGCCCACGTCGGCAACCAGGAGGAGATCTGGCTGGTGCGCACCGCCGGCGGCGAGGCCGCGTTGCGCCCGGACCTCGACTCGCTCTACGACGCGTTCCAGCAACCGCGCGCCGAACGGCCCGAGCTGCCGCTGCTGACGCCGCCGCAGGCTCGGCGGTATATCGCCGCGGTGCGCGAACGCGCCCTCGACGTGCTGCTGAAGGCCCCGCTCGGCCCCGACCAGGACCCGCTGCTGGCCAACGGGTTCGTGTTCGGCATGATCGCGCAGCACGAGCAGCAGCACGACGAGACGATGCTGGCCACCCATCAGCTCCGCCGAGGCCCGGCCGTCCTGCACGCCCCTCGGCCGGAGCCGGCGCCCGCGGACGCGGCTGACCTGCCGTCAGAAGCCTGGATCCCGGGCGGCCCGTTCACCATGGGCACCGACGACGAGCCCTGGGCGCTCGACAACGAACGTCCCGCCCATCGCGTGGAGGTGCCCGGCTTCTGGCTGGACACCGTGCCCCTCAGCAACCGCGCGTTCCAGGAGTTCATGGCGGACGGCGGCTATCAGGATCCGCGCTGGTGGAGCCCTGAGGGCTGGGCGCACCGCGTCGAGGCGGGCCTGCACGCGCCGCTGTTCTGGCAGCGCGGCGCAGGCCCGGAAGCAACCGAAGGAGACTGGTTGCGCCGGCGCTTCGGCGTCCTGGAGCCGGTGCCGCCGGACGAGCCGGTGCTGCACGTGTGCTGGTACGAGGCCGACGCGTACGCGCGCTGGGCCGGCCGGCGCCTGCCGACGGAGGCGGAGTGGGAGAAGGCCGCGCGCCACGACCCGGCCACCGGGCGCTCGCGCCGCTACCCCTGGGGCGACCAGGATCCGACGCCGCTGCTGGCCGACCTCGGGCAGCGCCACCTCCAGCCCGCGCCGGCCGGCGCCTATCCCGACGGTGCCTCCCCGTATGGGGTGCGCCAGCTGATCGGCGGCGTGTGGGAGTGGACCGCGAGCGACTTCGCGCCCTACCCGGGCTTCGCCGCCTTCCCCTACAAGGAGTACTCAGAGGTCTTCTTCGGTCCGAACTACAAGGTGCTGCGCGGTGGCGCCTTCAGCGTCGCCGAGGTCGCCTGCCGGAGTACCTTCCGCAATTGGGACTACCCGATCCGGCGCCAGATCTTCGCCGGCTTCCGCACGGCGCGTGACCCTCGGCCCGGGGAGGGACGCTGA
- the egtD gene encoding L-histidine N(alpha)-methyltransferase, whose protein sequence is MPAPRFTLAQRLPADYLASSLGRDVTAGLSAATKILPPKWFYDARGSELFEQITRLPEYYPTRVEQRILTRVAPEIAAATRAATVFELGSGSSRKTRLLLDALTERGTLQCYAPLDVSPSALEQAGAALIHDYPALTVSATVADFEADLTLPPEAPGPRLITFLGSTIGNLDPAERPELYRMLRAALGPDDAFLLGADLVKDRDVLVRAYDDRQGVTAEFNKNVLYVINRELGADFDPDSFTHVALWNEEEERIEMHLRSQRAQTVKVRALDLSVDFAADELMRTEISSKFRRDGLTAELADCGLDVRQWRTDKAERFAVLLAVPSAAPEG, encoded by the coding sequence GTGCCCGCCCCCCGATTCACCCTCGCCCAGCGACTCCCCGCCGACTACCTCGCCAGCTCGCTAGGCCGCGACGTCACCGCCGGCCTTTCCGCCGCGACCAAGATCCTGCCGCCCAAGTGGTTCTACGACGCGCGCGGCAGCGAACTCTTCGAGCAGATCACCCGGCTCCCCGAGTACTACCCCACCCGCGTCGAACAGCGCATCCTCACCCGTGTCGCCCCGGAGATCGCCGCAGCCACGCGCGCCGCCACTGTCTTCGAACTCGGCTCCGGCTCCTCCCGCAAGACCAGGCTCCTGCTCGACGCCCTCACCGAGCGCGGCACCCTCCAGTGCTACGCCCCGCTCGACGTCAGCCCCAGTGCGCTGGAGCAGGCCGGCGCGGCGCTCATCCACGACTACCCGGCGCTGACCGTGTCCGCGACCGTCGCCGACTTCGAAGCCGACCTCACCCTGCCGCCCGAGGCCCCGGGCCCGCGCCTGATCACCTTCCTCGGCAGCACCATCGGCAACCTGGACCCGGCCGAGCGGCCGGAGCTCTACCGCATGCTGCGCGCCGCCCTCGGCCCCGACGACGCGTTCCTGCTCGGAGCGGACCTGGTCAAGGACCGCGACGTGCTGGTCCGGGCGTACGACGACAGGCAAGGCGTGACCGCGGAGTTCAACAAGAACGTGCTCTACGTCATCAACCGCGAGCTCGGCGCCGACTTCGACCCCGACTCCTTCACCCACGTCGCGCTGTGGAACGAGGAGGAAGAGCGCATCGAGATGCATCTTCGCTCCCAGCGTGCCCAGACCGTCAAGGTCCGGGCGCTCGACCTGTCCGTCGACTTCGCGGCCGACGAGCTGATGCGCACCGAGATCTCCTCCAAGTTCCGGCGCGACGGTCTCACGGCCGAACTAGCGGACTGCGGGCTCGACGTGCGGCAGTGGCGGACCGACAAGGCCGAACGCTTCGCGGTGCTCCTGGCCGTTCCGAGCGCCGCGCCCGAGGGCTGA